Below is a window of Humulus lupulus chromosome 2, drHumLupu1.1, whole genome shotgun sequence DNA.
GAAAATGCTCAAAAGGACCCTTGAAGCCCTATACCACCCTCGGAATAGCTACGTCGTGCACCTCGACCTTGAGTCGCCGCCCCAGGAGAGATTGGATCTGCAGAATTACGTCAACGACCACCCGACTTTTAAGAAATTCGGGAATGTGAGGATGATTACTAAGGCAAATCTCGTGACCTATCGGGGCCCTACTATGGTCGCCAACACGCTTCATGCTGCCGCGATTTTGTTGAAGGAAGGCGGCGATTGGGATTGGTTTATTAATCTCAGTGCTTCCGATTACCCTCTCGTTACTCAGGATGGTGGGTATTGATTTTGAATTTGTGTTTTCGATTTTGGTTCATatcttttatttttgaatttgatTGGTTGATTAGTTTGGTTTTTGGCTTTATCAGATCTGCTACACACGTTTTCGTACTTGCCGCGTGATCTTAATTTCATTGATCATACCAGCAACATTGGGTGGAAAGAGTATGTGGGAAAAATATCTGTTCTTTACCTTTATTTTTTTTGGGTAAATTTGTTTTTGTTCGATTTTATATTGTTATTTGTTCAGGTACCAGCGAGCGAAGCCAATAATTGTGGATCCTGGGTTGTATATGACAAAGAAACAGGATGTTTTTTGGGTTACACAAAGGAGAAGTGTGCCAACTGCTTTCAAACTTTTTACAGGTTACTATATGTTTGTTATTTTGTTTGGCTTCTTACTGTTATTTCCGTTTCAGTTTACATAACAGCCAATGTAGCCCATTGTATTTGCTTTATCTTAAATGTTAAATTTCTAATTTAGGTATTCAGTGTGTCCATATTTTACTCATTCCAGTTAAGGATATATATGAGTTTTTTAAACTTTGAGGGTAGCCGGATAGCTTGTTTGGTTAATTTGATATCATTGCTCTTTCTGATCGAATTTCCTGTTGATTAAAACCTTAGGATTACAGTTGACTATTATATCATCATTACAGAAAGATTCTTTGTTCTGTGCTTATAATTTAGATGCTAATTGATAAATAGTGGCAATGTttataaagagaaaataatgatgCTGTTGGGCATTAGAATGCTTGGTTTGCTCCATTATTTCTCATttataaaaatgataattaaaaCAAATTGTACACGTGTTCTGTTTGTTGCTTTGGTTTTCAAGAACATATTACATTTTAGTTCGGTGAACTGAAGAACATGGATTTAGGAGTCATAAAAGAGCATTAATTGAAGAAACGAGAGAAGCTTTATCTGATCTATCAAACAAGTGATGGAGGGGTTACATATTCTCGCTTGACTTGTTTTTTCTCCTAGAAAAAAAAAGCTGAAAAATGTTTTTTTTGTAATAGAAGTGGAAATCTTTAGaaaatctcttttcattttgtGGTCACCCAAAGTAAATGACATAGAAAGCATACTTTTCATAAGACGTGAATCATAAGGCTTTGAAAGACTTTCCAAAGTTTCTTATGTGAGTTCTCTGACATAGAAAACACAATTTTCCTGAGACTTGAATAACAATACTTTGAAAGACTTTCCAAAGTTTCATATGTGATTTCTCTAAATGAACATATAATGTAAAATTACAAATCGTCTGAGTATCTCCTACAAGATTCTTGGATTCTTGGTAAATTGCCCCTCTGAATAACTAAGGCAAGCtctatttttgaaaaattcactCACAGCTGTAAACCTACTGCTGAGCATCTCAATGTTTTCTTTTCAGGTTATGTAATATATTTTTAACTTCAAAAGAACTAGAGGTATTTAATACAATACCATTAGTTTTGGATTTGGGAGTCGATAAAATGTTGcacctttatttatttatttatttttatactgGTCCTCTGCCGACCTATGATTTCTGGGAGATGAGAAAGGTAGGCCCCCACGATGATCGAATCCCAACATGTAGTACCTTACATGTATTACCTGAGACACAAATTACTAGTAGAAAATCATAGTGCTTACTTAGGATAGAGCCTTTTTTCAAAACACCTGTAATTGTCATAAATTATACTTAGCCCTTGCTTTACACTGGGAAATATCTAGCATTTTTTAGGATTACAGTGCATTGTTCCCTTGCAGTTTTGATTCCATGAACATTAAATTTGGCTGGCGGTTTGCTTTCAGAAAATTAGCTTTACCTTGAGTTCGCtactgattttttttatttatattttcttaatgCTGCATGGTTTTGTTCAAATATGGTGTCAACATTTATATGATTAGTGATTCAATTTGAAAAGAGAATGTTTGGCATTTAGGTTAAATATTAAAGAGATATGACCCTTGGAAGGAGTTGTTTTCTATGGTAGTTATGCTAATGAATTATTAAATTCATTCCTTCTCGTATAGGTTCGGCTTGGATGGCACTCTCAAGGCCTTTCATTGATTACTGCATATGGGGATGGGACAACCTACCTCGAACTGTTCTCATGTATTATGCAAATTTTATTTCATCACCTGAAGGATACTTCCATACTGTTATTTGTAATGCTCAAGAGTTCCGCAACACAACTGTCAATACTGACCTGCACTACATATCATGGGACAATCCTCCCAAGCAACATCCCCACCACCTCAATCTTGCTGACATGCAAAAGATGGTTAACAGTAATGCTCCTTTTGCAAGGAAATTCCGCCAAGATGATCCAGTACTTGACAAAGTTGATTCTGAGCTCTTGTTTCGAGGTCCAGGCATGCTTGTTCCTGGTGGTTGGTGCATAGGAGGTAAGGAGAATGGCACTGATCCGTGCTCTGTTATTGGTGATACTACAGTCCTCAGGCCTGGCCCTGGTGCTAAAAGACTTGAAATCTTAACCAGCTCTCTGTTGTCAAATGAAAAATTTCGACCAAGACAGTGCAAATAACACAGCCCCAATATTCTTTTTAGGAAATGTTTCTTGTGCAAATTGATTTTagtttcttactttaatatggaagaaggtgccatTTTTGGCAGAAAGGAAATGGGGGAAAGCATACTTATATCTTTGGCTTATGGAATGGCAAGGAGACATTGGATTTGGCAAGTTAATTAATCAATGAGCTCGGAATTTACTTCCTGCTGCGATGGCCCCGGTATGCGCCAATCAAACTGATACACTAGCATAGTGCACTGTTCCCCTTTTCTATTTTTGTACAATTTTAGAACTGTATTTTCTGGTCCAGCTGTTTCCACCGCAGTGGGAAAACACAAATGTTGGACTGACCATGGGTGTAAAATGTATTGGAAGATGACTTCGAGAGAGGAATTAAAGAAAACCCTTTACCTCATTCTATCTACTTTGTTGCTTCCAATAGAAAAGCTTTCAATTTGGTTACAAGAATGATAGGTcattattttgaattaaaaatacAATCTTTTCTGTCATGGGTTCAATAATAATATTATCCCTTTGCAGAGCAGCTGCATTTGATAAACCTATAAATAGATTGATCATACTGTGCTGGAACAGATGAGGAGAAATCTTTTCTTGCAAGTGACCCTTTGGATTCCTTTTGTGATATATATTGCAGCTGTTTTGACACTTGAAAGTCTGGGACAGCTTGGCAAGTTTCTATCTGTAACCTGATCGGttgtatttatattattttatttttattgtttaatattTGTAAATATTATATTTGGTCCGTACTGCATTGCCTATGTTGGGCCTGATGAGTAGTGCATCTAAATCTATAACTAAGGATTTACATGTCTACTCTTGTGTTGATAGGTGTGTATAATCTAAATCGTGTCTTAGTTGTGTGATAGTGCCTTCTTACCCTTCTACCGGTTGGAATGTTGCTTTCTCAATTGCTTGGAAGTAGAACAAAGAATTCAAGAGCCACTCGCTACACTTAGGGTAAATTTTCACAAGTGTCCCACACTTATtcatatcattattttaatttctatatAATTCGTTCTTTCCCTCCAGTTTTTTCCAAGAATTATCAACTATTACTAGTCATGCGCCCATTCACATGTCCCTTTTTAAACACTTTTATTGTAAGAATTCTTTCATGGTGTGTCACTCTTCTCTCTATTTCTTTTCTATGTTGATGTATTACAATTccctttttttttcattctatgaTGTGATGGAGAAAGGCCCCAtccctttctcttcattttcCACCCCCTTTCCTCTCAACCAAAATGTGCTATAACTCCACTTTAACCTTTTCGCTAgcaattattattatcattattattattatttgactaCAATTACTTGTAATCATCTGGAGACCATTCGGCCATACGACACTGCACGAACAAGAAGTTCTTACAACACAAGCCTTCCTACATCATTCTTGTTTAATAAAACGATAATACCTTTCACTTCCATGTTATACTAcccctaaaataataataataataataattacatttTCCTCCTCTAATCATATATATCTTCTATAATGAGTGTTTAGATAGCGAAAAATGtttgttttaatagtttttttatttttttaatgttaactttaacgaaatattcttatatttaatataatatttttatatttaacagtattttgtaaatacttaaacttaaataaaataaataattaaaaaattaaaatatgatatttttgagatattttacaataataattatttaaaaatagtaaataattaaacatattaaaataagatattttacaatgataattatttaaaaataataaaatcatacgtttataacttaaataaaattgaattaaacgtaaactcacttattagaataatatcatattaaacatataatataatttactgtcaattagcaaaaaattattttttaaaaaaaaaactagcaagaaacttaaatttaaaatccacgtataatatttaatattacattaaacataaatatataatctcttgttgtcactcctaaattaaaaaactagaacaaacataaacttaaacaaaaataaataaattatttaattaaaatatgatatttatttgaaatttatatgacattaatataaatttaataaaaataattaataaattatataaataaaactaaccaaacgtgcatattgcacgttgtttgtatctagtatatatatatatatatatatatatatatatatatatatatgggagcattcttaatggttactaccatgaatgattactttaatattaactataaTTGTTAATTgatatttctaaaattaaaatttcattttttttcaaacttttggaagAGCTATCTGATGACATGTCAGtcacatattaattaattaaataataaaaaagaatgttatttaatattcattaatcatttttggaattaatgggaataattaatctgaccattatctttccaactaatgtttattgccAAACTAATCTAAACATTCGAAATTAttgaatttatatattttatttatttattttcatcaccatTATAATCATTCCTCAtcaaaaacttgtttagtgattTATAGTAACTATCCATGCGTAATAACTATTGAGAAATCTTCTATTTCCTCAGCAAACAATGTGCGCGTTAATTTTATTTagaattgttttaattatttttattaagttttttttattgtcatataaattttaaataaataaataatattatatataaaagaatgacataaacacattaaaataaaaattaaacaaaaatattgtttataatttttaaaataataataataatatgataattttttagatcacaaactacatAATTTAAGGTACAAAAAATTCATGacattattcaaatcacacctcCATGGTTGGAGAATAAACTTGTTTAttattgatagaagataaatattttctaatttcttatttagttacacaatcatactatttgtacacacatgaCACATATATAATgcatttattatgtattatatattattataataataacatttgtataaaattttatatttatattaatataattgttaaataactagttttgtattaaatattattataataatgttacacccagatttcgagacttgaggttgtaacctcgaaagctggatccgtCAGGGTGAGTTCAAGATGGTCAAAATACATGCTCGTAACCTAGATATCGAAccttcaaagcaggtggcaacctcgaagatgggcgGCCTCGAAGTTCttgcaagctcgaaagacagaacatcggagtacgtccattgtcagatgacctcggatcaagtggcccgagcttggcatgagtgtgagctcggggtAGGGCGGCCTCGGTGGTACTTACCCTCTCCGAACTGATTTCGGGAAAACAAGACAACTTGTGCTTCGCTTAGAGACTTAGACggacatgatgctgattgctgatctcgaacggcttaataggtcacttgaagagacacagtccatgcattcaagagatattactgttgtaacttccctacaataaagggatatttattaatcggttacacgccccctggtctttaggggacgtttccttgtatataggagttataggctttaaagtcattaaatttattaatatacggAATAACTTCCCTGAACGTGTGagatagtattctgagacttcctctatatatagagaagtcatgtacctttgtaaatgaccgaaattttgtgatcttgagagaaactctggagaattcatccctgaaggatttccagaaatttcctaagttctaataacaaagactcgtggactaggcagagttaactgcaaccacgtaaaaaactctccttgttttattgtgtttttctaGCCATAATTCTTtgctgtttacgtgctctacattttaagttgacgaaaaacggcatcaacagtttggtgctttcattgatagcCTTAAGAAGTGCGATCCCTGAACAGTTATCGCCGTaaacgatcaaaacattcctgaagaaaactatccaagacgccctgggaagcagccaatggtaaacccagatactgaagagagaagcgagtcctccgactctcggggacctccagcacctccagccccaagggatgaggatatgtactgcAATCCTGAACGATgagtccccattgtggaacttaaAAACCGCAGCTGAAAAAACAATTGGCTGAAGCCAATAAGCGGAATgtagagttggctaggttagccacagaggctcaggcggctcagcccccacctccgcgtgaaaaccaagcccctcctccgagggacgtgcatgttcctccccgcaggcctcgtggacgtcctcgaaaaaatgctgccacgaggaggccAGAGCAATCTCCGACACTAGTAGAACCATCCGTTCCCTCGGGACCTCGAAGAAGTACTTgagctagggctccggttaattcaACTGCGGAGCTACCAGtgggaactgggaataaccgaacccctacagaggctcggactcaaatccctggtagCACGCAGAATGTTACCGGCCCCACATGAGCGAACTCAGGACCatctaggcctcgaaatgggtggcagccgccatcacccatacgattccctccattgcctataagatacccttcaccgcctCACAGGAACGCCCAGCCAGTTTGGGGTGATGAGGAAAGGCGTACAGGGAGGAAACAAGGAAATAGAGAAGCCTTtagggagcggagaggcgccccatctacaagaagtcaaatgtcccggtctcgtactgcagagacgaggcagcatgaaagagacccatctcgaaataatcatgcgatgAGTCTTACCAGTGATGACTCAGGAGATACTaaatcagtcagtatgtatgatcgaggccgaaagaatactgggaaccacaggaaccgctccgacctgcgagaacacttgaatcagaatcggggtaatgttaacctgTCAAACCCGGACctaagagatcgcctaaatgggcgtaaAGATCCCTTGCGAAGGCGCAAGcatggaattgtgatcaatgataaccaatttcaggcaagacccctcgcggacgcggtccaggaaagaattgatcagttggaaaaggccttcaGACTTTTGCAAAATGAGCAAGGTCGGAGTCGGCatgaggattctgacgaggagctcgaaccattcgctccccatatttccaacactccatttcctcaaggatttcgaatccctcatgtcccaacttttgagggaaagtccgacccatacacccatctgagtacattcaataccataatgagagcaagtaacgtgggttacgagctcagatgcatgttatttctagCATCGCTTacgggaccagccaaaagctggttcaagAAATATAAAaggcattcaatcacttcttgggatcagctgtcaaaggacttcaagaagcagttcagagccatgatgggggttagacctgaggcatcaactctgactaacgtTCGACAGCAGCCAGGCggaacattgaaaagttaccttaggaggtttaacttggaagttgcccgagctcgaaatgtggatgacagcggtcatctaatggttgtccaggctggagtaatgccaggaagtgctctctgggacgatatgcagagaaaaccggtgaggtccctaactgaGTTTAATAAGcgggctcagaggtttgtcaatgtagaggaggtgaggtcgacactgaatatgacctctcagcctgtaactacaatgataaacgtaaactctaccTCAACCTCAACGGACGCACCAGCCTCAAAGCctactgcggaaaacccttccaagagaaagaagaacaaagggagtaaccccgaggccgaagggggaaatatatttctccgtatacaaagtgtacaccgagctcaatgagtctcaggagaatatatacctggctaatgaaaaccaggctccttttaggcgtccagaccccatgagaaagaagtccaagagggactccaacaaatattgtcgatttcacaaAGACACCGGGCACATTACTGATGAGTGCTGacagttgaaagatgagatcgaaggattgatctcgagaggttatttcagacagtatgtcaaaaaccagaatactaatcagACGTCCacaagccagagggcagctgcgccacaacctgcccaaaacaacaattcccgagccagggaagaagataggccccctccaattgatggggaagacatgataaccatctcgggcgggcctcatctcgcaggaatgGGTAGGAATGCTAaaaaacgatatgtgaacgagctgaagactggggacgggtctccttatgaacccgaacctagagctccaaaatgccAAAAAGTTGAGTCTCAACCGAttacctttactgaggacgatgcgtcccatgttcagttcccccacaatgacccactggtcatcactctccagctcgcgaacaagagagttcaccgagttctcattgataatgggagctccgtgaacatcctctataaggccaccctagaaaagatgggactcgcgcttcaagACCTAAAAGCGTGTGCAACAACTTTGTACAACTTTTTAGGAGAGGGGATttcctgtatggggtccatcgaactcccagtaaccttgggagactatccggtctcggtgaccaagatgatggagtttgtggtagtggacctgccatcggcctacaacgtgctgctcgggagacccgccctagtagggctaggggcagtctcgtctgtaaggcatctgtccatcaagttcctgacttctagtggcatcgagacgctgaagggagatcagttagccggaagggaatgTTACAACATTTctgtaagaggaaagaaacaggcgaGCGAACAAACACTCGTCGTTAtccagaataaggatgggacgatcttggagatagacgaagagatcgacccaagagtggaggaaagagctgacctcgagccattagaagagcttgAGAGTGTCAGGCTTGAAGAGTCAGATCCATcgaaaacggtaaaggtcgggaaacacctacgcgaagaaactaaatagcaattaattttctttctgaagagaaaccaggatgtcttcgtgtggtcacattcggacatggtaggaataagtccaaatgttGTGAGCCACGcgttaaatatcgataaaagcttcccaccgaagcaacaaaagcgaagacagctggacgatgatagaaagaaggcgctgaaagaggaagtcgacaggttaaaagaaaATCGATTCATTAGAGATGCTTTTTACctcgattgggtagccaatccggtactggtGCCGAAGCCCAATGGggcgtggcgaacctgcatcgactattcggatctcaataaggcctgtccaaaagactgttttcccttaccacggattgaccagctcgtgaaTGCCatggcagggcatggactgatgtcattcatggatgcctattatggatataaccagatttccatgcatgcccctgaccaggaacatacgagcttcataacagacaaggggttatattgttataacgtcatgccattcgggctcaaaaatgttggggccacatactagcggctcgtaaacatgatgttttcagagaaaataggaaacaacatggaagtttatgttgatgacatgttagtcaagtcccaacttaacgataaccatgttgatgatctcgaagagtgctttgccgtgctccggaagtataacatgaagcttaaccctcagaaatgctcctttggggcatcttcaggaaaattcctgggtttcattgtaaacgctcgtggaatagaagctaacccagacaagatccaggccctgatcgacatgcccttACAtcggaggcacaaagatgtccaaagtttgaccggcaggatggcgacactaagtaggtttatctcgaaatctacagactgttgtcttccgttttttaacctattgaggggaggcaagaaattcgaatggacggaagaatgcgagttagccttccaggagcttaaaaagcacctcgcagaaccccccatcttatcaaaacctgttacgggaGAAGTCTTATATTTGTATCTCgccactaccgagcacgccataagtgcagtgctcatgcgagaggaagaaaaggtgaaaaggcccgtatattacgtcagtaaaagattactggggccAGAATCGACATACCCCTTGAtagaaaagctagctctcagcttaattcatttatctcgaaaacttcgaccctactttcaggcgcaccccatccatgtattaactTATCAACCACTGAGACAAGTCTTTTCTAAGccggaagcttcaggtcgacttcttaaatgggcggttgaactcgggcaattcgagatcatcTACCACCCAA
It encodes the following:
- the LOC133818048 gene encoding beta-glucuronosyltransferase GlcAT14B-like translates to MKKLKSYYMHLRQPQSIERKWIFPLAIGSIVSLFLLFLTTLTSSDGTPLLPFYRSFTSYSSVFVESKLKPVPVSNLPPPPRFAYLISGSNGDGKMLKRTLEALYHPRNSYVVHLDLESPPQERLDLQNYVNDHPTFKKFGNVRMITKANLVTYRGPTMVANTLHAAAILLKEGGDWDWFINLSASDYPLVTQDDLLHTFSYLPRDLNFIDHTSNIGWKEYQRAKPIIVDPGLYMTKKQDVFWVTQRRSVPTAFKLFTGSAWMALSRPFIDYCIWGWDNLPRTVLMYYANFISSPEGYFHTVICNAQEFRNTTVNTDLHYISWDNPPKQHPHHLNLADMQKMVNSNAPFARKFRQDDPVLDKVDSELLFRGPGMLVPGGWCIGGKENGTDPCSVIGDTTVLRPGPGAKRLEILTSSLLSNEKFRPRQCK